A single Brassica rapa cultivar Chiifu-401-42 chromosome A04, CAAS_Brap_v3.01, whole genome shotgun sequence DNA region contains:
- the LOC103864005 gene encoding transcription factor MYB115 — protein sequence MDYSFNIFNKNFTRNETESSLTNDNLAYLQKDHIDCFNDNLGQSSVNCWSNTSIMTSNSVSNPQSLMSVMPNQNYNHFGRSFVCTQNLPTFNSPIAEIPPRYPFIDIDLSASTKGNFNTGAWDQSEDINLRKLVELYGTKNWKKIANMLGTRIGKQCRERWHNHLRHGIKKSAWTEEEDRILVEAHKVFGNQWAKIALKLCGRTENAIKNRWNGTKRRMHQKRMKRSDKNANPPQNVILARYIRHVTNKNESPNTKETDCTKDDKHENAFDGEMDLSLDVTTQTTEPLASMSTTSSYVPEPATTFSWDDYFTYICESMDDIHMLMQGLD from the exons ATGGATTACTCGTTTAATATCTTCAACAAAAATTTCACCAGAAACGAAACTGAAAGTTCTCTTACTAATGATAATTTAGCTTATCTGCAAAAAGATCATATTGATTGTTTCAATGATAATTTAGGTCAATCTTCTGTGAATTGTTGGTCTAATACATCGATTATGACAAGTAATTCTGTTTCTAATCCCCAAAGCCTGATGTCGGTGATGCCAAACCAAAATTACAACCATTTTGGTCGAAGTTTTGTCTGTACTCAAAATCTCCCGACTTTTAACTCTCCCATAGCAGAAATACCACCAAGATACCCATTTATAGATATCGATCTCTCGGCTTCGACGAAAGGCAACTTTAACACAGGGGCTTGGGATCAGAGTGAAGATAT aaatttgAGAAAATTAGTGGAGCTTTATGGGACAAAAAACTGGAAAAAGATCGCAAATATGCTTGGAACACGAATAGGAAAACAATGTAGAGAGAGGTGGCACAACCATCTTCGTCATGGCATCAAG AAAAGTGCTTggactgaagaagaagatcgaaTATTGGTTGAAGCCCACAAAGTTTTTGGCAACCAATGGGCCAAGATTGCCTTAAAACTCTGTGGAAGAACTGAAAATGCTATTAAGAATCGCTGGAATGGTACAAAACGTCGAATGCACCAGAAGAGAATGAAGCGAAGTGATAAAAATGCAAACCCACCCCAAAATGTCATCCTTGCAAGATATATAAGACATGTCACAAACAAGAATGAATCTCCTAACACCAAAGAAACAGATTGCACCAAGGATGATAAGCATGAAAATGCTTTTGATGGAGAGATGGATTTGAGTCTGGATGTTACAACACAGACCACAGAACCATTGGCTAGCATGTCCACAACATCAAGCTATGTTCCCGAGCCAGCTACAACATTTTCATGGGATGATTACTTTACATATATTTGTGAATCTATGGATGACATTCATATGCTCATGCAAGGATTGGACTAA